One segment of Carya illinoinensis cultivar Pawnee chromosome 1, C.illinoinensisPawnee_v1, whole genome shotgun sequence DNA contains the following:
- the LOC122280957 gene encoding uncharacterized protein LOC122280957 — MDKLNSLWSNLRLNEEEDTSIMIEEEAVSEIKKKGDLSLIGKILSDRQLATQVVESTLKKIWRLSKPTTLREVGRNMYVMIFATHVDKQRIVEGRPWFFDGQLFVINPFDGISPIHDLKFHTAPLWVQFHNLPMFGMNREVGVRLGSSIGEVQEVDVDDDNVGWGSSLRVKILIDMKKPLARGSTCILNGVKVWSPVQHEKLPRFCFTCGQIIHENVECQSKTDSSPQYGAWLRAASSAKKKWD, encoded by the coding sequence ATGGATAAGCTTAATAGTTTGTGGAGTAATCTTCGATTGAATGAGGAAGAGGATACATCTATTATGATTGAAGAAGAAGCAGTTTCTGAGATAAAGAAGAAGGGTGATCTTAGTTTGATTGGTAAAATATTGTCTGATAGACAATTGGCAACACAGGTGGTAGAGTCTActttgaagaagatttggcgCCTGAGTAAACCTACAACTTTAAGGGAGGTTGGGAGAAATATGTATGTAATGATATTTGCAACTCATGTTGACAAGCAGAGGATTGTTGAGGGGAGACCATGGTTCTTTGATGGTCAGCTGTTTGTCATTAATCCTTTTGATGGCATTTCTCCAATACATGATTTGAAGTTTCATACTGCACCTTTATGGGTGCAATTCCATAATCTACCTATGTTTGGGATGAATAGAGAGGTTGGTGTAAGGTTGGGTAGTTCAATTGGTGAAGTCCAAGAAGtagatgtggatgatgataaTGTAGGGTGGGGTAGTAGTTTACGAGTGAAGATTCTGATTGATATGAAGAAACCTCTTGCTAGAGGTAGTACTTGTATTTTGAATGGAGTAAAAGTCTGGAGTCCAGTGCAGCATGAAAAGCTTCCACGCTTTTGTTTTACCTGTGGTCAAATTATTCATGAGAATGTTGAATGCCAAAGTAAGACAGATTCTTCTCCTCAATATGGTGCATGGTTAAGGGCTGCTTCTAGTGCTAAAAAGAAGTGGGATTGA